From the genome of Azospira restricta, one region includes:
- the rplJ gene encoding 50S ribosomal protein L10 yields MGLNLDDKKAVVAEVSAQVAGAQTMVVAEYRGIEVSDLTVLRKKARESGVYLRVLKNTLVRRAVADTPFAGLAESMVGPLIYAISEDAVAAAKVLNDFAKGNDKLVLKAGCYSGNVLDKAGVQALASIPSREELLAKLLGVMQAPVSGFAGALAALAKKREEEGAAA; encoded by the coding sequence ATGGGTCTCAATCTTGACGACAAGAAGGCCGTAGTGGCCGAGGTGTCGGCACAGGTGGCCGGTGCGCAGACGATGGTCGTCGCCGAATACCGTGGCATCGAGGTGAGCGATCTCACCGTGCTGCGGAAGAAGGCGCGCGAGTCGGGCGTGTACCTGCGCGTGCTGAAGAACACCCTCGTGCGTCGCGCCGTTGCGGACACCCCGTTCGCCGGCCTCGCCGAGTCGATGGTCGGTCCCCTGATCTACGCAATCTCCGAAGACGCCGTGGCCGCCGCCAAGGTGCTCAACGACTTTGCCAAGGGTAACGACAAGCTGGTCCTGAAGGCGGGCTGCTACAGCGGCAACGTCCTCGACAAGGCCGGCGTCCAGGCGCTCGCTTCCATTCCCAGCCGCGAGGAGCTCCTCGCCAAGCTGCTCGGTGTCATGCAGGCGCCGGTGTCGGGCTTCGCCGGTGCGCTTGCCGCGCTGGCCAAGAAGCGCGAGGAAGAAGGCGCCGCCGCCTGA
- the rplL gene encoding 50S ribosomal protein L7/L12, translated as MSKEDILEAVAGMTVMELNDLVKAFEEKFGVSAAALAVAAPGAAAAPAAEEKTEFTVVLAAAGDKKVEVIKVVRAATGLGLKEAKDLVDGAPKPVKEAIPKADADALKKQLEDAGAKVEIK; from the coding sequence ATCAGCAAAGAAGACATCCTTGAAGCCGTCGCCGGTATGACGGTCATGGAACTGAACGACCTGGTCAAGGCGTTCGAAGAGAAGTTCGGCGTCTCCGCCGCCGCCCTGGCCGTCGCCGCCCCGGGCGCCGCCGCCGCCCCGGCCGCCGAGGAGAAGACCGAGTTCACCGTCGTCCTGGCTGCCGCCGGCGACAAGAAGGTGGAAGTCATCAAGGTCGTCCGTGCCGCCACCGGCCTGGGCCTCAAGGAAGCCAAGGACCTCGTCGATGGCGCGCCGAAGCCCGTCAAGGAAGCCATTCCGAAGGCCGACGCCGACGCCCTCAAGAAGCAGCTCGAGGACGCGGGCGCCAAGGTCGAGATCAAGTAA